The genomic stretch TTCCGTATGCATTTTCTGGTCTACTTTTACTCCGTAACCTTCTACTAAAGCTCTTGCAGCTTCAAAATCTCCTTCAGATTTGATTCGTTGTGTTTCACGTAATAACTGACCAAATAATTCACGTAATTTTACATAATCAGTAATGTTGTAATACGATTTTCCGTCACGTGTTACTTTTTCAATTACGTTATCTTTTTGTCCTTTTTCAAAAACCCACGCAGAAACCCATTGTCTGTTTACCATGTGATCTTCTTCTACATCATCACCAATTTTTAAACGAATTAATTGTGTCATCAAACCATTTCTGATATAGCCATCATACGCAGCTTTTCCAACACCTTCAGTATCTTCAACCAAGCCAAGTTCTTTTAGTTTTGGATCCATTAAATAGTATAATCCAACTAAATCAGCTCTTCCTTCTTCCATAGTAGAAGCATAGTTTTTCAAGGTTTCTTTTGGTTGCCCAATTCCAGGATTTATCTGTCCAGAAGCATGACCAATTACTTCATGTAAAGATGTATGTAATTTATCAGCAAGCTTTCCATACTTTTTTTCTAATTCATACTCTTCATCATCATGAACAAATTCTTTTAATCTTCCAGAACCTCCATTTTGTCCATACGCATTGATAATATTTGCCAAAGAAACTGATTTAGAACCATGTTCTTGACGAATCCAATTGTTATTTGGTAAGTTTACGCCTATTGGTGTTTTCGGTGAAGCATCTCCAGCTTCTCCTGCAACATTAATAGATTTATATGTTACACCAACAACATTTTTCTTTTTATGACTATCAATTAATGGAGAGTTATCTTCAAACCATTGTGCATTATCAGATAAGACTGCCATTTTCTTAGACATGTCAACATCTTCTATTTGTATAATACTCTCGTACGAACCTCTGTATCCTTTTGGATCATTATATACTTCAATAAATCCATTGATCCAATCAATGTTTCCTTCTGTTGAAGTTGCCCAAGAAATACAATATTGATCCCACGTATCTAAACTTCCAGTTTTGTAATATTCAATTAATAAACCTAATGTTTCCCCTTGTTTTTCATTTTCGGCAACACCTTTTGCTTTTTCTAACCAATAAATAATTTTATCAATTGCGTCTCCGTACATTCCGCCAGATTTCCATACTTTTTCAACAAGTTTTCCATCTTCACGAACTAGTTTAGAGTTCAATCCAGCTTCTACTGGTTGCCCTTCTGGACCTTTGTAAGCCGTTTTGTAAAATTCTTCTACATCAGCAGTTGTAATATCTGCTCCATAAAAGTTGACTGCTGACGCTAATACATTATCAACACCATCTTTTTTATTTACTTTTTTAGTGTCTTTATCATTGAAAATGACGTCTAAAGCTTCTCCTT from Kordia antarctica encodes the following:
- a CDS encoding dipeptidyl-peptidase 3 family protein; translation: MKLKSIVGVALVAGMLFSCAQKEEEVKTDPYEAQFIEVAEDGRMEFKVEEFGDVDILRYEIPGFDALTLKEKKLVYYLTQAGLSGRDIMWDQNYRHNLAIREALENVYVNYEGDKESDDWKAFEEYLKMVWVSNGIHHHNSNDKLKPEFDKSYLVDSLLASTNTELKGEALDVIFNDKDTKKVNKKDGVDNVLASAVNFYGADITTADVEEFYKTAYKGPEGQPVEAGLNSKLVREDGKLVEKVWKSGGMYGDAIDKIIYWLEKAKGVAENEKQGETLGLLIEYYKTGSLDTWDQYCISWATSTEGNIDWINGFIEVYNDPKGYRGSYESIIQIEDVDMSKKMAVLSDNAQWFEDNSPLIDSHKKKNVVGVTYKSINVAGEAGDASPKTPIGVNLPNNNWIRQEHGSKSVSLANIINAYGQNGGSGRLKEFVHDDEEYELEKKYGKLADKLHTSLHEVIGHASGQINPGIGQPKETLKNYASTMEEGRADLVGLYYLMDPKLKELGLVEDTEGVGKAAYDGYIRNGLMTQLIRLKIGDDVEEDHMVNRQWVSAWVFEKGQKDNVIEKVTRDGKSYYNITDYVKLRELFGQLLRETQRIKSEGDFEAARALVEGYGVKVDQKMHTEVLKRNDQFKANPNGGFVNPVLTPETNDAGEIIAITIEQPAAFDNQMLYYAKNYSFLSDKN